Below is a genomic region from Spirosoma radiotolerans.
TGCTCTTGGCGAAACCAAAAAGCCTACAAATTCTGCAACTTCTTCGGGTTCTGCCGGTCTGCCAAATGGTATTCCACCCAAGGCATCCATGACACTTTGTTGCGCTTCCTCTACAGTACTATTTGCGTTTCTTGCAATTTCGCCCAGCCAGGCTCCCGATGCTGTCGTATTGATCCATCCTGGCGAAACAGTCAACACCCGAACACCCTTAGGGGAAACTTCATTAGATAAACTTTTACTGTAGTTTCTCAATCCGGCTTTGGCCGCTGCATATGGCAACGTAGAATCGTAAAGCGGCAATAGGCCCTGGATCGAAGCAATGTGAATGATGACACCACTTTTTCGATCGATCATCTGTGGCAGAAATCCTCTGTCCAATCGGACAGGAGCCAGTAGATTAGCCTGTAGCGTCGATTCCCAATCGTCATCCGTTAAGGCGACAAAACCGCCAGCAGGCGTAGATGATCCACCGAGGTTGTTGACCAGGATGTCTAGCCTCCCATAGGTTGATAGCACCTCGCTGATTACTTTTTGTGATCCTTCTGCCTTACTTAAATCGGAGGGAATGAAATGGAACTTGCTGTTTTCTTTTTCCGGTGCGTTTCTGGCGGTAATAATAACCGTTGCATCCGCTTGTAAAAGCCTTTCTGCAATGGCTCTTCCGGCTCCTTTTGTCCCTCCTGTTACCAGGGCAATCTTGCCTGATAATTCATTATTGAAATTAAACTGGTCCATTTTATAGCCCTACTTTTGAGAATTAACTATAGGGCAAAAGTGGCGTATAAAAGAAGTTTGGACAAGTACGGTATTACGATTCATATAGGGATAAATTTATCCCCTATTGTCCCAACTGGGACATACGTATAATTTTGCAATATGTATGAAAGAAAAACAATACCGAACTTAAATTGTGGACTTGACCTGATCGGTGAAGTCCTTTACGGGAAATGGAAAATCCGTTTGCTGTGGTTTATCCATATCGGTCATAAACGCCCAAGCGAACTGCAACGCAAAATCCCCGATGCTTCCCGCCGGGTATTGACTATGCAGTTGAACGAATTAGAAGAACACGAACTGGTTACGAGAAAAATTTATCCCGTTTTACCGCCAAAAGTAGAATACAGCCTTACCGAATTTGGTAAGACGTTGATCCCAGTGATTACTGCATTAGGGCAATGGGGTGATGAACACGAAGACCGTTTGCGGGATGTGATTTTGAAACAAGCTGTAGGTTCTGATTTGGATGTACCCCTAATTAGTTAGTCTGTTTATCAACGGTAACATACCAAAGCACAAAAATTTAAGCTATATAGTCGTGTATTAATTGTTTCAAGAAACGCCCCATATACGAACATGAGGAGCCCATACGTCTCAGGTGGGAGCATTTTGTGAGAATTTTGGGGGCTTACTAATCTACTATCTAGTCCATTCAATTTTTAGCCTACTCGGTAAAGGCTACCCAAGAAATAGGGCTATCTTGGAACATGCCTTGATTGGATAAACCCAGACAAAGTATTAATTTGCTTCGATATAACGTATCCTTTTTGAGCACGCCTTGAACGCATCGATCGATACCAAATTGCGCTTAATTGGGCCGCTCGTATTGTTTGTATGTGGGACGCTCTTTTTTCGATTAAACACCGTACTTGATTTTAACTACGCCGATTTATACCGCTATGATCTGGTCGGCATAGTCGCGGGGTTTATTAACTGGCACATTGCTCGGTGGGTGCTCTTGAGGCTACAGGTTCGCTATCCCGGCATCGAGCGGACTCGACGTCGTTCGACTATTTACGGCTTGCTGTTGCCAATATTGATCGTCATCGGCACCCTTCTGCGGACTGAACCGCTCGGCTGGCTTGGCCTTGAATCCACTTCGAACGCCGGATTCGAATGGTTTGAGTTGGATTCAGCCGGAACTACATCGTTTCGGCAGTATGTATTGACGGCCGGAATTCAACTTTTCTATCATAGTATTTATTGGGGTATTTACGAAGGCATCTATCTGTTCCGGCAGTGGCAACAGCTTTATCAAGAAAAAGAACGCCTGATAAAGGCTGAATGGCAGGCTCGTTTTGATGCCTTGAAAAGCCAGGTCAACCCACATTTTCTGTTCAACGCCCTGAACGCCTTGTCCTCCCTGATCGACGAATCGCCTGCTCAGGCAGGGCAGTATGTAGACCAACTCGCCAAAGTATATCGGTATCTGCTTCAGGCCAACGAACGGGAGTTGACTAGTCTAAAAGCCGAGTTGACGTTTATTGAATCCTATGCCCATCTTCTGCGCACGCGCTATGGAGCTGGCTTTTCGCTCCAGGTTGAGGTACCTGCCCACGATCAAACGTATTTAGTACCACCGCTGACGCTTCAATTGCTGGTTGAAAATGCCGTAAAGCATAATGTGGTGCAGGTTAAGTACCCGCTACTGGTAGAAATTAAAACGACTCGGGCTGGCCAGTTGATGGTTCGTAACAATTTGCAACGTAAAAGTGGTCGAGTGCTCAGTCATGGTGTAGGTCTGAGTAGTATTGCGATCAAATTTCAAATGATGGAACAGCCTGACATTGCTATTCAGGAAGCAGACGGCTATTTTACAGTCTTGCTTCCCCTGGTTCAAGCCTAAACACTGCCACTCCGACCAACTGGATTCTGCTTGCTTACTTGTAAGATCACCATATACCCGAATCAGGTAAAGCCTTTATAGGCGAAACAATCATCGTATTCTACGGATAGTACCGCGGTAGCGGGCCACTTGACAGTTATTAAAACAAACCAGCCACCTAAGCGCCCGAATCATAACCACTCCCTCGTCTCAATTTGGAGCCTTTTTTGAGAATGGACATAACGTACAGAGAGCTGTCTGATGATGGCTACCCCGTTCCAATTTTACAGTATTTATTCCCTTCTACTTGGCTGGGTGATTGTTAGGCCGAGGCTCCCATAATTTGCTCCCGGTGCTGTGCGCCCCAGTTCTTCAACGCTTCAATCACACTCCCCAGGGTTTCCGCATAAGGCAGCGTGGTATAAGTGATCAGAACCGGGTAGCCATCGTCAACCGTCCGTTTAATCAAGCCATTTTCTTCCAAGTCTTTTAACTCCTTGGCCAGCACCTTCGTACTTAGGTCGGGAATACTGCGCTGGATTTCGCGAAACCGATGATTGCCTACCCCGATGGACACTAAGATTAACAGTTTCCACTTGCCGTTCACTACTTCTAACGCATCTCTAATGGGGATCAAAGCGGATAAACAATCTCTGTAATTAGGCATAGCTTTCTTAATTGATTACCAAAAGGTAACTGATTACCTATGGGTAACTGATAACTTTAGGTAATCAAATGTAGCTACTTTTGTTAAGAAACAAACGGACGCCCCCTACCAATTAGCACATGTAAGTAATGTTCAGTGCAATACAATTTCTAATTATCAATCCATCATGAATACCAAGCACGTACGACTCATCTATTGGACATCCACGCTATTGCTGGCCCTGGTTGGCTTAGCGGGTATCTTCAACATCCTGATGGTTGACCAGTTGGTGCAGGTCAACCGATCGCTGGGACTACCCGATTATTTCATGCCCTTTTTGGGTTTCGTCAAAGTGGTTGGCGCCATTACAATTTTGGTCCCTGCGCTTCGAGGCTTCCAACAAGCCGCCTATTTCGGATTTATCTTTCATGGGGGCAACTTACACCCTGATGGCTACCCATGGCGGCCCTGAAAAATGGGGTGTTACCCTATTGATTCTTGCCGCTGCAGGAGTTTCGTATTGGGCCTGGCAGCGACTGTTTCAGCCTAAAGCCACCCGCCAGATTTCGTAGTTCTCACGTCCAACAATCGTCTTTAGTTATGGCACAAACACTCGCCATTATCGGTGCTGGCCCTGGTGTCGGGTTGGCAATCGCTGAAAAATTTGGTTTGCAGGGCTACAACGTAGCCCTCTTATCCAGAAATACCCAGAAGCTTGCCCCGCTCCAAAGCAAGCTGCAAGCCAAGGGCATTGAGGCAGGCATTTTCCGAGTCGATATTTTGGACCGGGATAGCCTTACTCAGGCGCTCAATCAAGTAATCGATGCCTATGGCTCGATTGATGTACTGGAGTTCAGTCCTTCGCCTGCCTGGCAGACCCTGCGAACTCCGCGAAACATTGATGTGGAGAATGGACAATATCATTTAGATTTTCAGGTGCTCTCGGCCATCACGGCCGTTCAAACCGTGCTCCCGCAGATGGTCGAGCGTCAGGCAGGCAGTATCCTGTTCACTACGGCCTCAGCCGCGCAGCGTCCTAACGTGGCTACAGCTAGTTTTGGCGTGGCGGCTGGGGCCTTACTCAATTATGCGCGTTTACTTCACGAGGATCTCCGTCAGGACCATATTTACGTGGGTATCGTATCGATTGGGGCCATCGTGGTTGGTGAGGGCCTAGGCTCAAAAGGTGATTTCCCGGCTCATATGCCAACTATCCATGTTGACGAAGTGGCCCAAACGCATTGGAATCTTCACACGAAACGTGAGGTAGTTGAAATCATTATTGGTGCGAACTAGTTCACACATTCATGTTTAGGGAGCACCTTGAAAAGGACTATTTCGAGGTGCTCTTTTGCATTTAGACAAGCCGTGTGGTTCATAGACAATGCTTTCTTTGATGCTTAGCATTTCGCGAAACACTCGAAATACGGGTACGTCAATCTCTCTTCGTCTCAGTTGGGAGCGTATTCTGAGACAGTGATTTTTAATACCTGTCCAATACTATCAGTCGCATACGCCATAAAACTAGCCGATTTATTTTAGCCACTTTTGCAACGATTTGAACCGATTCCAGTCCCGGATAGCGCCATCCTGATCATTCAAATCATATTTGGCTAGAGCCCGAATCTGGTAAGCCAGTTGACAGGTAGGGTGGAACTGCAGGATTTTATTGCATTCGAATATAGCCAGCTCATAGTGTTTATTCAGACGTAATTCAGTAGCATGCTTTAAGCGCGTAGCTACTTCTTTAGCAAGGGCGGGGTCCAGTTCGGTTGGCTGGGGTTCTTCTTGTTGAAATAGCTTTTTCAGGAAATTCATCATGGGTAAGGTATTGATTAGCGGCTGGTGCCGTCAGTGCACATGTAGCGAATGATTTGGTTTTAAACGAAAAAAACAATCAGTTAACCGACTGGCTGCATAAGGGATGGAGATTAGTTAAATGGTTGCTTTGCCGTAGGTTTACGCGAGTGGCTAGTTAAAAAGAAGAGGGTAATGAGTTGACATCGGCATTAATCAGGGCTCGTGAGCTAGGGCGTTTAGTTGAGCGTTGTAAAGGGGAATTGGTTGGCGTGAGATTTATGGGATCACTGGTGTAGCCCATTGCACGGACAGCCAGATAAGCCAGCGGATGTACAGTACATAGCGAATCAAAATGCCCCATTTATCGCTGGGACAAGATTATGCGTTTCGCCAGCAAAGCAGTCGGAGATTTCACCCAAAAACTCGGAGAATTGTCCCAATCGGGGGTGAAAGCGATTATTTATTGTGCACATCCCGGTATTGACTGGGCGAGAGGCCAAATTCCTCGGCAAAGACCTGGCCGAAGTAACTGGGCTCCTAGGAGCCCACCGCATCGGCGAGTGGGACACTGCCCAAAGCTGGGTCGTGGCTGGTTAACTAGTCCAGTTAGCCTGATAGCTGCCAGGGCTGATCCGCGCCAGGCTGGGTAGGCTGATGAATGATGAGCGGAGGTTGGCTTATTTGTATTATTAAACGCCCGATTTGTACGACAATTGTCGTACAAATGCTTATTTGGTTCACTAAATTATAGCCCGGATTCTTCCACTAATTACCCTGTATGGCAACGCTAGATCCGGGTTACTTCGGCCGGGTCTTGGCCGAGGAGTCCGGGTCAATTTCGGGATTTAACCAAAAAATAGTCGCTTTCACGCCCGGTCGGGACAATTCTCCGAGTTTTTGGGTGAAATCTCCGACTGCTTTGCTGGCGTAAACCGTAATCTTGCCCCAGCGTTGAA
It encodes:
- a CDS encoding winged helix-turn-helix transcriptional regulator; the encoded protein is MYERKTIPNLNCGLDLIGEVLYGKWKIRLLWFIHIGHKRPSELQRKIPDASRRVLTMQLNELEEHELVTRKIYPVLPPKVEYSLTEFGKTLIPVITALGQWGDEHEDRLRDVILKQAVGSDLDVPLIS
- a CDS encoding SDR family oxidoreductase, which codes for MDQFNFNNELSGKIALVTGGTKGAGRAIAERLLQADATVIITARNAPEKENSKFHFIPSDLSKAEGSQKVISEVLSTYGRLDILVNNLGGSSTPAGGFVALTDDDWESTLQANLLAPVRLDRGFLPQMIDRKSGVIIHIASIQGLLPLYDSTLPYAAAKAGLRNYSKSLSNEVSPKGVRVLTVSPGWINTTASGAWLGEIARNANSTVEEAQQSVMDALGGIPFGRPAEPEEVAEFVGFLVSPRASYLTGAEYVIDGGTVPTI
- a CDS encoding tetratricopeptide repeat protein, producing the protein MMNFLKKLFQQEEPQPTELDPALAKEVATRLKHATELRLNKHYELAIFECNKILQFHPTCQLAYQIRALAKYDLNDQDGAIRDWNRFKSLQKWLK
- a CDS encoding SDR family NAD(P)-dependent oxidoreductase, which gives rise to MAQTLAIIGAGPGVGLAIAEKFGLQGYNVALLSRNTQKLAPLQSKLQAKGIEAGIFRVDILDRDSLTQALNQVIDAYGSIDVLEFSPSPAWQTLRTPRNIDVENGQYHLDFQVLSAITAVQTVLPQMVERQAGSILFTTASAAQRPNVATASFGVAAGALLNYARLLHEDLRQDHIYVGIVSIGAIVVGEGLGSKGDFPAHMPTIHVDEVAQTHWNLHTKREVVEIIIGAN
- a CDS encoding sensor histidine kinase; protein product: MNASIDTKLRLIGPLVLFVCGTLFFRLNTVLDFNYADLYRYDLVGIVAGFINWHIARWVLLRLQVRYPGIERTRRRSTIYGLLLPILIVIGTLLRTEPLGWLGLESTSNAGFEWFELDSAGTTSFRQYVLTAGIQLFYHSIYWGIYEGIYLFRQWQQLYQEKERLIKAEWQARFDALKSQVNPHFLFNALNALSSLIDESPAQAGQYVDQLAKVYRYLLQANERELTSLKAELTFIESYAHLLRTRYGAGFSLQVEVPAHDQTYLVPPLTLQLLVENAVKHNVVQVKYPLLVEIKTTRAGQLMVRNNLQRKSGRVLSHGVGLSSIAIKFQMMEQPDIAIQEADGYFTVLLPLVQA
- a CDS encoding winged helix-turn-helix transcriptional regulator; the protein is MPNYRDCLSALIPIRDALEVVNGKWKLLILVSIGVGNHRFREIQRSIPDLSTKVLAKELKDLEENGLIKRTVDDGYPVLITYTTLPYAETLGSVIEALKNWGAQHREQIMGASA
- a CDS encoding DoxX family protein, encoding MNTKHVRLIYWTSTLLLALVGLAGIFNILMVDQLVQVNRSLGLPDYFMPFLGFVKVVGAITILVPALRGFQQAAYFGFIFHGGNLHPDGYPWRP